The DNA window CCCCATCGACGTGCTCGCCTGCGCGCGCGAGGTTCCGCGGCTCACCACGGTGGCCTACCCGCTGGGCGACTCCATCAGCGGCATGTGCGTCAAGCACGACGACTTCTCGCTCATCGCGTACAACTCCGCCCAGACGCTCGGCCGGCAGCGCTTCACGCTCGCCCACGAGCTGTACCACCTGTTCTTCGACGACGCGGCCGCCACGACCGTCTGCCCGAAGAGTACGAAGCGCTACGACGAGGCAGAGTGGGCGGCCGATACGTTCGCCTCGCATTTCCTGCTGCCCTACCACGCCCTGCGAAACGAGCTGCGGGCACAGGGGCTCGCCCCGGACGCAGCGGTAAACGACGAGCGATTGCTCGCATCCGTCGTGGCCATCGAGCAGAAGTTCGGCATCTCGCGCCTGGCCCTTCTCGTGCGCCTGCAGGACGAGGGGATCGTGAACGCTGCGCAGAAAGACGCGCTCGGCCGCAACGTGAAGGCGGGCGCCCGCAGGCTCGGCTACCCGACGGCCCTGTATGAGCCGCTCCGCGGGAGCAGGGCGCGCATGGCCGACGGCGACTACATCGATCGCATAGCGGACCTCTTCGGCGAGGGCGTCCTGTCGCAAGGCAAGGCGGAGGAGCTCTTGGCCGACGGGTTCCGCGACGACATCTTCATCGAGACCTTCGAGGACGGCGAGCTCGTTGACTGAGCCGCTCTTCTTCGACACCGACTGCCTGTCGGCCTTCCTCTGGACCGATCAGGGAAGCATCGTCACGCGGCTCTATCCCGGGCGCGTCGTCGTGCCCCAGTCGGTGCTCGACGAGCTCTCGCGCGTCACCGCGCCCGCCTTCAAAGAGCGTGTGGCAGCGCTGACTGCGAGCACGGACGTCGAGGTTCGCGACATCGACCTCTCCTCGCCGGCCTTCCCGCTGTATCGCCAGATGACAAGCCGACCGAAGCCGGGCTTCAAGGTGGTTGGCCGCGGCGAGGCGGCGGCCATGGCGCTCGCCGTCGTCCATCAGGGCGTCGTGGCCAGCAACAACTTCCGTGACACCGCCGCCTACATCCGCGCCTTCAACTTGAAGTACAAGACGACGGGGAGCATCCTCGTGGAGGCATACGAGAACGGCTTGGTTTCGGAGGCGGAGGCGAACGCGATCTGGGCCGACATGCTCTCCGAAGGCCGCTGGATCGGCGCGCGCAGCTTCACTGAATTCCTCGCCAAGCCCATCGATCCGCTGGCCGGCCTCTAGCTTGCCTTCTCACTGAAAACCCCCTTGCCCGCCATGGTAGAATGGCCCCATGGACGAAGCGCGGACATACCGGTTGAAGCTTTTCGACGTCGACGTGGCGTGGTTCACGCTTGCGCGCGATGCACGCACGGGAGCGCGTTGCATGAACGCCGAGGTGGATGAAGGCAAGCGCCACCTGCTTCCCTTCCGCATGACAGGCGAGCCCGCCTCGGTGGAGCGTTGGATTCGCGCGCGCACCATCTCGAAGAACCGGACGTACGCCTCGCGCATCGTGCGGCAATACGGGATTCATCTCGACGACCCCATCCAGATACTCGACGCCTGCAACGCGCTCTCCCTGAACGATGCCTACTGGGTTGTTCCCGAGGGATCGAACGCGATGTTCGCCGAGAAGAACCTCTACGAGAACGATTTCGACGACCTCGTCGCAACCGTGGCCTTTTCGGGTATCGTCGACTCATCCCGAACGCCGACCGGCCCTTCCGGCGAGCTCACCACCAGCGGCCAGTTCCCCAAGGCCTGGCGCATCCACGAAGGGAAACGCTTCCTCTACAAGGCGGGCTCCCTCAACACGAACGGGCTGGAGCCGTTCGCGGAGCTTTTCGCCGCCCAGCTGTCCGTTGCTCTCGGGATCTATCATACCACTTACGACCTGGCTGAATGGCACGGATCGCTCTGCAGCGCCTGTCCGCTGTTCACCAGTCGCGAAACAGGCTTCACGTCCTTTGCGGCCACGTTCGGCGTCCTGCCCTTCGAAGAGGCCGCAGCCGTGTATTTCGGGTTAGGCGAGGAGGCGTTCAGCCTATTCGCAGGCATGTCGGTGCTCGATGCGCTCACGGCCAACGATGATAGACATCTGAACAACTTCGGTTTCCTCTTCGACAACGCCTCGCGGCGCATAACCGGCGCGGCGCCGGTGTTCGACAACAACCTGGCGCTGTTCATGCGCGACATCGATTCGGGCTTGACCGCCGCCGACCTCGCATCCACGGCGGCGTGTTACCGTGGCCAGATGGACGTGACGCTGGACTACCAGGCAGAGTACCTGATGACCGCCGACATGAAGGATCGCCTCGCGCTTTTGCGCAAATTCGAACTCACGCCGCATCCCGTGCGCGCCCTTGCAGACGAATACGTCGACCTTCTCAACGAGTACATCCAACTGCGAATGGAGCATCTGCTTGCCTTGCCGACGGTGGATGCGGCCGATCTCCGCCGTAAGCTGCATCGCATGGCAGAGGCACGCACTACGGATCCCTTCGCACCCGAACGGTGATGCCCCTCTTCCTGCCGCTCCCTACGCCGCGGGGGCGATGGTGCCGCCGTAGATGGCGTAGCCCTGCTGGGCGCTCGTGACGTAGATGCTCTCCACGTGGAGCGCCGCCTTCAGGTCGTCGATGAGGCCGAGCACCTCCTGCTCGCCCGCATGGATGCCCGTGTACACCAGCGTGCCGTTCTCCACCAGGTTGCCCGCGTCGTCGGTGAAGCCGCCTTGCGCCTCGATCACGGTGTAGCCGCCGCCCACGGCCGATACCAGCGGCGTGGCCAGGGCCTTCGCCTCGTCGAACGAGAGCTCCTGCGCGCCCGTATCCGCATCGGCCAGCCCCACGTACAGCGTGAACGCGACGCCCTCCTGCGTGGTGACCTCGTTCACGAGGCCGATGCTCGGTCCTGACGCCGGCTCGGTTGCGGCGCATCCTGCCAGCGCGCCGCCTCCGAAAGCCGCAGCCGCCAGCACCATCGCGAGCAAGCCCGCCTTCGCCTTCGCGTTCATCGCCGCTCCTTTCGCGCGCCCTTTCGGGAGATTCGCCTTTCGCGCAATGGTAGGGGCTGCCGGGCTGCCGTGCAAGCGAAGCGCATAATCAGACGCGATATGCGCGAAACAGGCTCTCTCAGAAGTACCGGCGCACGCCCGCCTCGCCCTCCTCGCGGCGCACGAGGCCGCGGTCGGCCAGGTGATCGAGGATCACGAGGCCCTCCATGAGGATGCACCAGCGCTGCACGAACGAGATGTCCTCCCACGCGTCGTGCGGCACGTTCCACTTGATGCGGCGGACGACCTGCTCGCCGGTCAGGCCCGGATGGGCGGCCACGATGCCCGCGGCCTCCTCCAGGCGCTCGCGATGGTGCGCCTCGAGCCAGTCGATGCGCTCGGCGAAGTCGTCGCGCGGCTCGCCATGCGACACGAACAGCCGCGAGCAGCCGAGCGCGCGCACCTTCGCCAGGCTGTCGAGGTAGGCTTGCAGGGAGTCCGCGCCGTCGGGCGAGGGCGCGATGCCCGGCGAGATGACGAACAGCACGTGGTCGCCGCCGAACAGGATGCCCGAGTCGGGCTCGAACAGCGCGAGGTGCCCCGGCGTATGGCCCGGCACCTCGATCACTTGGAAGCGGAAGCGGCCGACGGGCACCTCGTCGCCCTCCGAGACGAACGTCGCGCGCACCCGCTCGGGGTCGAACAGCGGCGGCTCCACGGCATAGCGCGCGTAGCCCGAGGCGTCCGAAGCGCCCACGCCCTCCGCCACGAGCCGGCGGCGCGAGGCGTCGTAGGCCGTCGAGGCCCTCGAGGCGCGCACCGCGTCGAAGTCGACGGCGCTCATCAGCAGCGGCGCGCCCTCGGGCACGACGCGGTCGACGAGCCCCGCATGGTCGAGGTGCAGGTGCGTGAGGAAGAACGTCGCCCGCGCGCGGTCTACCCCCAGCTCGTCGAGGGCGGCGTCGAGCACGCCCGCCCCCTCGTCGGTGGGCGCGCCCGTGTCCACCACGAGCGCCTCGCCGCCGTCCATCACGACGAAGCAGTTCGTGGCGCTCGTGCTCACGTTGGCGAAGGGAACCTTGATCTCGAACACATCGGGATTTG is part of the Arabiibacter massiliensis genome and encodes:
- a CDS encoding ImmA/IrrE family metallo-endopeptidase, whose translation is MRRRDEAARQAEELRADFGKDNLSPIDVLACAREVPRLTTVAYPLGDSISGMCVKHDDFSLIAYNSAQTLGRQRFTLAHELYHLFFDDAAATTVCPKSTKRYDEAEWAADTFASHFLLPYHALRNELRAQGLAPDAAVNDERLLASVVAIEQKFGISRLALLVRLQDEGIVNAAQKDALGRNVKAGARRLGYPTALYEPLRGSRARMADGDYIDRIADLFGEGVLSQGKAEELLADGFRDDIFIETFEDGELVD
- a CDS encoding MBL fold metallo-hydrolase → MSYTQVNANPDVFEIKVPFANVSTSATNCFVVMDGGEALVVDTGAPTDEGAGVLDAALDELGVDRARATFFLTHLHLDHAGLVDRVVPEGAPLLMSAVDFDAVRASRASTAYDASRRRLVAEGVGASDASGYARYAVEPPLFDPERVRATFVSEGDEVPVGRFRFQVIEVPGHTPGHLALFEPDSGILFGGDHVLFVISPGIAPSPDGADSLQAYLDSLAKVRALGCSRLFVSHGEPRDDFAERIDWLEAHHRERLEEAAGIVAAHPGLTGEQVVRRIKWNVPHDAWEDISFVQRWCILMEGLVILDHLADRGLVRREEGEAGVRRYF